The proteins below come from a single Tachypleus tridentatus isolate NWPU-2018 chromosome 13, ASM421037v1, whole genome shotgun sequence genomic window:
- the LOC143237088 gene encoding uncharacterized protein LOC143237088 isoform X1, producing MKLNGRDGYGVQGMHVHPSRDPPVSVCVSSLGSILFSYEENYPEKLDTFDTSSDISTVSSSLYFCEDLSDECIDQNSFLRAFNLMEKSLVDKGDFESLKQIFPLRKISRTDTTSQLQNLIKLNYHSHANRIFEYVDLCSPLGQQVLSLNKHLLVEQNSSLLSINKCEKYCKFSVVSLHSDIHKFPHLRSRDMLTKYPITYRPLKNNRQSSSHLYSFSFRERRERLRVLQTGEKLFPYCMKYCFIFKTDKRKD from the exons atgaagttgaatg GAAGAGACGGGTATGGAGTACAGGGTATGCATGTCCATCCTAGCAGGGACCCTCCAGTGTCAGTTTGTGTTTCATCACTGGGTAGTATACTGTTTTCATATGAAGAAAA TTACCCAGAAAAACTAGACACTTTTGATACTTCATCAGACATATCAACTGTCTCTTCTTCACTTTATTTCTGTGAAGACCTTTCAGATGAGTGCATAGATCAGAACTCGTTTCTTCGGGCTTTCAACTTGATGGAAAAATCTCTCGTGGACAAGGGCGActttgaaagtttaaaacaaatttttccaTTGAGAAAGATTTCTCGTACAGATACCACTTCTCAGTTACAAAATTTGATAAAGTTAAATTATCACAGTCATGCTAATCGGATCTTTGAATACGTAGACCTTTGTTCCCCTCTTGGCCAACAGGTTCTTagtcttaataaacatttattggttGAACAAAATTCTTCTCTTCTGAGCATTAACAAATGTGAAAAGTATTGTAAATTTTCTGTGGTTAGCCTTCACTCCGACATACACAAATTTCCACATTTGAGGAGCAGAGATATGCTAACAAAATATCCAATCACTTATCGTCCCTTAAAAAATAATCGTCAAAGTTCTTCTCATCTGTACTCTTTCAGTTTTCGTGAACGTCGTGAAAGGTTAAGAGTTTTACAGACAGGTGAGAAATTATTTCCAtattgtatgaaatattgttttatattcaaaacaGACAAGAGAAAAGATTAG
- the LOC143237088 gene encoding uncharacterized protein LOC143237088 isoform X2 — protein MHVHPSRDPPVSVCVSSLGSILFSYEENYPEKLDTFDTSSDISTVSSSLYFCEDLSDECIDQNSFLRAFNLMEKSLVDKGDFESLKQIFPLRKISRTDTTSQLQNLIKLNYHSHANRIFEYVDLCSPLGQQVLSLNKHLLVEQNSSLLSINKCEKYCKFSVVSLHSDIHKFPHLRSRDMLTKYPITYRPLKNNRQSSSHLYSFSFRERRERLRVLQTGEKLFPYCMKYCFIFKTDKRKD, from the exons ATGCATGTCCATCCTAGCAGGGACCCTCCAGTGTCAGTTTGTGTTTCATCACTGGGTAGTATACTGTTTTCATATGAAGAAAA TTACCCAGAAAAACTAGACACTTTTGATACTTCATCAGACATATCAACTGTCTCTTCTTCACTTTATTTCTGTGAAGACCTTTCAGATGAGTGCATAGATCAGAACTCGTTTCTTCGGGCTTTCAACTTGATGGAAAAATCTCTCGTGGACAAGGGCGActttgaaagtttaaaacaaatttttccaTTGAGAAAGATTTCTCGTACAGATACCACTTCTCAGTTACAAAATTTGATAAAGTTAAATTATCACAGTCATGCTAATCGGATCTTTGAATACGTAGACCTTTGTTCCCCTCTTGGCCAACAGGTTCTTagtcttaataaacatttattggttGAACAAAATTCTTCTCTTCTGAGCATTAACAAATGTGAAAAGTATTGTAAATTTTCTGTGGTTAGCCTTCACTCCGACATACACAAATTTCCACATTTGAGGAGCAGAGATATGCTAACAAAATATCCAATCACTTATCGTCCCTTAAAAAATAATCGTCAAAGTTCTTCTCATCTGTACTCTTTCAGTTTTCGTGAACGTCGTGAAAGGTTAAGAGTTTTACAGACAGGTGAGAAATTATTTCCAtattgtatgaaatattgttttatattcaaaacaGACAAGAGAAAAGATTAG
- the LOC143237088 gene encoding uncharacterized protein LOC143237088 isoform X3, producing MPHSSVGDQHTVGILNSSQKINTPRNLLSFTSLGVHDNLQAGQCLKFSEGERYLPITNNISPLLSSAKKCRIPIQEPNCSASPLSPFKFFSTGDRNFPHFQKEPTKWLFKCNGCGFAASFISRAQAEMDITHHCTSYHAVIDPHYHLTEYSLNFGDHTEVVIEAFVGCAVISPTKSPSIDRRLSAKAESSLFQASDCSWQFFSCYGALNDVANLDI from the coding sequence ATGCCACACAGTTCTGTGGGAGACCAACACACAGTAGGGATACTTAATAGTTCCCAGAAGATAAACACTCCCAGGAATTTGTTGTCATTTACAAGTTTAGGTGTACATGATAATCTCCAAGCTGGTCAGTGCTTGAAATTTTCTGAAGGTGAAAGATATTTACCCATTACCAATAACATTTCACCACTTCTCTCATCAGCAAAAAAGTGTAGAATTCCCATACAGGAGCCAAACTGTAGTGCTTCCCCACTTTCACCATTTAAGTTTTTCTCCACTGGAGACAGAAACTTTCCACATTTTCAGAAGGAACCAACAAAATGGCTGTTTAAATGTAATGGTTGTGGTTTTGCAGCAAGTTTTATTTCTCGTGCCCAGGCTGAAATGGACATAACACACCACTGTACATCTTATCATGCTGTTATAGACCCACATTACCATCTGACAGAGTATTCCTTGAATTTTGGAGATCATACAGAGGTTGTAATTGAGGCTTTTGTGGGATGTGCAGTGATATCTCCAACAAAGAGCCCAAGTATAGATCGTAGATTATCAGCAAAAGCAGAGAGTAGCCTATTTCAAGCAAGTGACTGTTCATGGCAGTTCTTTTCCTGTTATGGTGCTCTTAATGATGTTGCGaatttagatatataa